AAAGGAGTGCGGCTTTAATCTTATTGCGGAGCGGCAGAATGACAAAATTCGCAGGCTGCGGGCGGCAAAGAGCCCGCTCATCCCGCAAACGGCGTTTGTACATCGGTGATTGCTGTAAACGACGGCTTAGGTATGACGACTGACTGTGAAGTTTGCAGGACTGCAACGGTAGCCGGGCCTCTTTTTGGTGTTATGATAAGTGTATTGTGCCGTGTAATGCGCACATGTTTCATGCAGGAGAGAAACCATGACCGCGAAACAACGCAACACGCAGAGCGTGACCATGACGGTGGAGCGTGCCTTACTGGTAAGAGCGCGTGAAGCGGGTATTAACCTGAGTGCTACTCTGTCAACCGCACTGGATGCGGAGCTTCGCCGTCATGAAGCGAAAAAATGGCAGAAAGAAAACAGGGAGGCTATCGACGCATTAAATCGTTTTCATGATGAAAACGGCTGTTTCAGCGATGAATACAGGACGTTTTAACCATGCAATTCACCGTATACGGTAATACCGGGAAAAGCGTCGTTTACCCGCTGCTGCTCGATGTCACGAGCGATATTATTGGACAATTGAATCGTCGGATAGTGATCCCATTGCTCCCTATTGAAAAGTATCCGGCAGGTCGCCGCCCGGATCGCCTTGTCCCCGTCGTCATGCTGACGGACGGCAAAGAATACGCCGTAATGACCCACGAGCTGGCAAGTATCCCTGTCTAGGCCCTGGGTGCGGTGTTTTGTGATGCTTCGCAGTACCGTTCTCAGGTAAAGGCTGCAATAGACTTCCTCATCGACGGGTTCTGACGTTTCTTTCTATTCTGTTAAACAAGCATTGCCTTTAATCGTGGCTGACGGGAGCCTATTCCAGTTCGTCGATAGTGCGGAACAGAAACATCTGTCGT
The genomic region above belongs to Pectobacterium colocasium and contains:
- a CDS encoding type II toxin-antitoxin system CcdA family antitoxin, with amino-acid sequence MTAKQRNTQSVTMTVERALLVRAREAGINLSATLSTALDAELRRHEAKKWQKENREAIDALNRFHDENGCFSDEYRTF